CAGCTGAAGGCGGTGTCGGCGTCGTTCCGGATGATCCTGCGCGAGGAGTCGGTGCTGGAGGTGTTCGACCCGACGCTGGTGGTGGCGGTGACCCTGGCCCTCTTCGGCATCCTGTTCGGGGCTCGCAACCTCGACTTCACCAAGCGGCAGACCGGGCTGATGACCGCGGTGGCGGTGGAGTCGGTGGTGAAGCTGGTGGCCTTTCTCGTAGTGGGCGTCTACGTGACCTGGGGCCTCTTCGGCGGGATCGGGGACCTCTTCGGCCGCGCCGCCGCGCACCCCGAGTGGTCGCGCCTCCTCACGCTCGATGGCCCCGGCACGGCTTCCTATTCACGGTGGACGGCCATGCTGGTGATCTCGATGGTTGCGGTGATGCTTCTGCCGCGGCAGTTCCACGTGCTCGTCGTGCAGAACGCGAGGGAGCGCGACGTCCACACCGTGTCCTGGTCCTTCCCCCTCTACCTCATGCTGATCAATCTTTTCGTGCTGCCCATCGCGCTCGCCGGCCTCGCGACCTTCCCGGAGGCGGGCGGGACCGCGGACAGCTTCATCCTGCGGCTACCCCTCTTCTTCGACAGCCAGCTCGCCTCGGTGATCGTCTTCCTCGGCGGTTTCTCCGCCGCCACCGCCATGATCGTGGTGGACTCCCTCGCGCTCTCGAAGATGATCACCAATGACGTGATCCTGCCCGCGCTGCTGCGCCGGCGGTCCATGGAAGATCTCTACTGGATCACCCTCTTCTACACGCGCCTGGCCATGCTGGGCGTGGTGGCGCTGGGCCTCCTGTGGGCGCGCATGGAGCGCGGCCAGCTCCTGCTCGTGGAGATGGGCCTCCTGTCCTTCGTGGCGGTGAGCCAGTGCGCGCCCGCCATCCTCGCCGGCCTCTACTGGAAGCGCGCGAACCGGCAGGGGGCCTTCGCGGGGATCTCCGCAGGGTTCGTCCTGTGGTTCTACACGCTGATCATCCCCGCGCTGGGCAAGGAAGGGGTCCTGCCGCCCTCGTTCCTCGCCGACGGCCCGTTCGGGCTCGGCATCTTCCGGCCCACCGCCTTCCTCGGTCTCGCCGGGATGGACCCGCTCGCCCACGGCGTGTTCTGGTCGCTCTTCCTCAACGCGGGTCTGCTCGTGCTCGTCTCGCTGTTCACCGAGCAGAAGGCGGACGATCGCGCCCAGGCCGCCGCCTTCGTGGGGGCCCGCGGCGAGGACAAGGCGGGCACGGGCGCGCCCGCCCTCCTGTCCCCGACGGAGATCGAGCGTCTCGTCCACCACTTCGTGGGCGAGGAGGAGGCGCGGGCGATCATCCGCGAGCTCTTCGGCGGCAAGGCCTCCGCCGAGCTGTCGGTGCCCGAGCTACTCGAGCTGCGCATTCGCTTCGAGCGGCTGCTCGCCGCGCCCCTGGGCTCCGCCGCCGCCCGCATCATCGTGGAGGACCGCTTCACGATCTCGAAGGACGAGGCGGAGCAGCTCGTGGCCTCCTTCCACCGCATGCAGGAGTCGCTGAAGGAGACGGAAGCGGAGGTGCGCCGGGGCGAGCGGCTGCTCGCCTCGGTGGTGCAGAGCGTGGACGACTGTATCTTCACCGCGGACGTGAACGGGCGCCTCGTCACCATGAACCCCGCGGGGCGCCGGCTCCTCGGTTACCGCGAGCGCGACTTCCCCGGCCGCACCGCCACCGACCTCCTCGACGCCGACGACCGCCGCCGGGTCGGGGCCGCGCTCGCGCGCGCGGTGGAGCAGGGCTCCGGCTGGAGCGGCCAGGTCACCGGCTGGACGCGGCGGGGCCAGGCCTTCCCCGCGCATCTGGCCGTGCGCTGCATCTTCGACGCCCGGGGCCAGCTCATGGGGACGGTGGGCGTGCTGCGCGACCTCAGCGAGCAGGTCGAAACGCAACGGCGGTTGATCCAGAGAGAGAAGCTGGCGTCGCTCGGCGAGATGGCGGCCGGCGTGGCGCACGAGATCCGCAACCCGCTCGGCGGCATCAAGATGGCCACAAACCTCTTGTCCTCGGGCGACCTCGACGGGCGGCCCCTGTCCCAGGAGATGGCGCGAGCCATCCTCGCGGGCATCGCCGAGATCGAAGGCATCATCAACAGCCTGCTCGACTACACGCGCGACACGCGGCTGGAGCGCGCGGAGTACGAGGTGCTGCGCATCCTCGATCCGGTGGTGGAGACCGCGGCGGCGGCCGGCCGCGCCAAGGGCGTCACCGTCGGCTACGGCCACGTCGAGCGCGACGCGGTCGCTCTCGTCGACGGCCAGAAGCTCCGCCAGGTGTTCGCCAACGTGCTCCAGAACGCGCTCGAGGCCATCGGCGCCGGCGCGGCGGGCGGCCGGGTGACGGTGGACCTGCGCGCGGACGGGGGGCGGGTGGTGGTCGAGGTCTCCGACACCGGCAGCGGCATCACGCCCGAGGACCGGGAGAAGATCTTCCTGCCGTTCTTCACCACCAAGCCCTCGGGCACCGGGCTCGGCATGTCCATCGTCAAGAAGATCGTCGATCTCCACGGCGGCGACATCAGCGTCGACAGCGCGCCCGGCCGCGGCACCCGCGTCCGCGTCGCGCTGCCCGCCGCGCCGGCCCCGCAGCCCGTGGTCACCGGAGGAGCGGCATGAAGCGAAAGATCCTGTTGGTCGAAGACGACGACGTTTTCCTGCGACCGCTGCACCGAGCGCTCGAGCTGGCCGGCTACGAGGTACTGCCGGTGTCCAGTGGGGAGGACGCCCTCGAGACCCTCAAGGCCGAGGACGTGGACATGGTGCTGACGGACCGCCGTCTGCCCGGCATGGACGGCGTGGAGCTTGTCCGGCGCATCCACGGCGAGCACACCGACCTCGCGGTGGTGGTGATGACCGCCTACGGCACCATCGAATCGGCGGTGGAGGCGATGCGGATGGGCGCCGAGGACTATCTCGTGAAGCCCTTCGAGATCGCCGAGCTGCTCCTCGTCATCCGGCGGGCCCTCGAGTTCCACGAGCTCAAGTCGGCGAGCCGGCTCACCCTCCGTCGAAACCAGGAGCGCTTCACCTTCAAGAATATCGTGGCGCGGAGCCCCCGGATGAAGGAGGTCTTCGAGCTGGTGCAGCCCCTCGTGGATCTCGAGACCACCGTGCTCATCCACGGCGAGACCGGGGTGGGGAAGGAGCTCCTCGCGCGGTCCATCCACTTCTCGGGAGCGCGGCGCGACCGGCCCTTCGTGGCGGTGAACTGCGCGGCCATTCCCGAGGAGCTGTTCGAATCCGAGCTGTTCGGGGCGCGGCGGGGCGCGTTCACGGGCGCCCACGAGCACCGCCGCGGCCACTTTCAGATGGCGCACGGGGGCACCCTGCTGCTGGACGAGATCGGGGAGATGCCGCTGCATCTGCAGTCCAAGCTCCTGCGAGCCATCGAGGAGAAGAAGGTGACGTCCGTCGGCTCGGACCGCCCGGTCGAGGTGGACGTTCGCTTCATCGCCACCACCAACAAGGATCTCCAGGCCGAAGCGGAGCGCGGCACGTTCCGGCGCGACCTCTACTATCGGCTCTCCGTGATGCCGGTGCTGATTCCGCCCCTGCGCGAGCGCCCCGAGGACGTGCCCGTGCTCGTCCAGCAATTTCTGGAAGCGGCGAGTCGCCGCTCGCGCAAGGGCGTGCGCGGCATCGCCCCCGAGAGCCTGCAGGCGCTCATGCGCTACCCCTGGCCGGGCAATGTGCGCGAGCTCGAGAACGTGATCGAGCGCGCGGTGATCGTGTCCAAGGACGAGGTGCTCACCGGCGTGGAGCGCTTCCTCTCGCCGAGCGGGGCCCATGCGCCCGTCGATCTGTCGCTGCCGTTCCGGGACGCCAAGGCCCGCGTGGTCGAGGAGTTCGAGCGCGCCTACGTGGCCGGGCTGCTGGACGCCCACGGGGGCAAGCTGACCGCGGCGGCGAAGCATGCGGACATGGATCCCAAGAACTTCTCGGACAAGATGGCGCGCTACGGCCTCCGGCGCGTGCCACCCACGGAGGGCGGCGAGTCGAGCCCGCGCCCGGCCTGAACGCGCTCCGGCCGAGGCGGGCCTTGCGGTGGCCCTTGCAGTCATCTGAGGTATGGTTTAGAAGATAGCCGCGCGACGACGCGACCACGTCCCACCCCACACGCGAGGTCTTCTCATGGCGAGCAAGAGCGCTGACACGGCCACCCCCATCACGGCCCTTCTGCGGGAGCGGCGGAAGTTTCCGCCCCCCAAGGCGTTCGCGAAGCAGGCCAATGCGCGGAGCGCCAGCGTCTATGCGCAGGCGGCGAAGAATCCCGTCCGGTTCTGGGAGGGCTGGGCGAAGCGGCTCGACTGGTTCACGCCGTGGAAGAAGACGCTCGAGTGGAAGGCGCCCAACGCCAAGTGGTTCATCGGCGGCAAGCTGAACGTCTCGTACAACTGCCTCGACCGACACATCACCACCGCGCGGCGCACCAAGGCCGCGCTGATCTGGGAAGGCGAGCCCGGCGACACGCGGACCCTGACCTACTGGGATCTCTATCGCGAGGTCAACCGCTTCGCCGCCGCCCTCAAGCAGCATGGGGTCAAGCGGGGCGATCGCGTGACGATCTACATGCCCATGGTGCCGGAGGCGGCGATCGCGATGCTCGCTTGCACCCGGATCGGCGCGCCCCACAGCGTGATCTTCGGCGGCTTTGCTCCCGATGCCGTGCGCGACCGCATCCACGACGCCGACTCCACCATCGTCATCACCGCCGACGGTGGCTATCGCCGCGGCTCGGTGGTGCCGCTCAAGCAGAACGTGGACACTGCCCTCAAAGAATGCCCGGATGTGCGCACGGTGGTCGTGCTCAAGCGCACCGGAGCGACGATCAACATGGAGACCGGCCGCGACATCTGGTGGTCGGACTTCGTCAAGGATGCGTCCGCTCACTGCCCGCCGGAGAAGATGGACGCGGAGGACATGCTCTACCTCCTCTACACCTCGGGCTCCACCGGCAAGCCCAAGGGCATCCAGCACACCACCGGCGGCTACCTCACCGGCGTTCTCGCGACCACCAACTGGGTGTTCGACCTCAAGGACACGGACGTCTACTGGTGCACCGCCGACATCGGTTGGGTCACCGGGCATTCCTACGTGGTGTACGGCCCTCTCGCCAACGGTGCCACCACCGTGATGTACGAGGGCACACCCGACTTTCCCGACAAGGACCGCTTCTGGCGCATCATAGAGCGCCACGGCATCACGATCTGCTACACCGCACCCACCGCGATCCGCACCTTCATGCGCTGGGGCGAGGAGTATCCGAACCGCTGCGATCTCTCATCGCTGCGCCTCCTCGGCTCGGTGGGCGAGCCGATCAATCCCGAGGCGTGGGTCTGGTACTGGAAGGTGATCGGTGGTGGCCGCTGCCCCGTGGTCGACACCTGGTGGCAGACCGAGACCGGGCACATCTTGATCACGCCACTGCCGGGCCTCACCACGCTCAAGCCGGGCTCGGCGACGAAGCCCTTCCCCGGCATCGAGGCCAAGGTGGTCAACGACAAGGGCGAGCCCGCCAAGGCGGGCTACCTGGTGCTCACCAAGCCGTGGCCGGGCATGCTGCGCGGCATCTACCGTGACCCGCAGCGCTTCGTGGCCCAGTACTGGAGCCGCTACCCAAACATCTACTTCACCGGCGATGGCGCCAAGATGGACGAGGACGGGTTCTTCTGGCTGCTGGGCCGGGTCGACGACGTCATGAACGTCTCCGGCCACCGCGTCTCCACCATGGAGGTGGAGTCCGCGCTGGTCGACCACGCCAAGGTCGCCGAGGCGGCGGTGATCGGCCGCCCGCATGAGATCAAAGGCCAGGCCATCGCGGCATTCGTCACGATCAAGGACGGCACCCAGGGCACGAAGGAGCTGATGGAGGAGATCAAGGCCCACGTGGTGAAGAAGATCGGCGCCCTCGCGCGACCGGACGATCTCATCTTCGCCTCCGATCTGCCCAAGACGCGATCGGGGAAGATCATGCGGCGGCTCCTGCGGGACATCGCCGAGGGCAAGGCGCTGGGTGACACCACCACGCTGGCCGACCCCAGCGTGGTGGCGCGGCTGAAGGATCAGTACGGCGAGGAGGAGTAGCGCGCGGCCGGCGCCGCCTCAGAAGAAGACGAGGGTCACGAGCACGAAGAGCGGAATCAGCACGGCTCCGCTGTAGAGCAGGTAGCCGAGGAAGCTCGGCATCTTGACGCCGGCTTCCTCGGCGATCGCCTTCACCATGAAGTTGGGCGCATTGCCGATGTAGGTGTTGGCCCCCATGGCCACTGCCCCCACGCTGATCGCGGCGAGCAGCGATGCGGGCACGCCGACCACCTCGCGGGCCAGCCCCAGCCCCTGCGCGAGGGCCAGGAACGTCACGTAGGTGGGCGCGTTGTCGAGGAACGACGACAGCAGACCCGTCGCCCAGAAGAACTGCCACGGCTCGCGCACCCCCAGCTCGCCGCCCCGTGTCCGCAGCAGCTCGATCGCCGGCAGCATCGTGAGGAAGATCCCGGCGAACAGGACGGCCACCTCCACCATGGGGTCGATGGTGAAGCGGTTGGCTCGGCGCACCGCGCCCGGCGTCTCCCAGAGGGAGAGTGCGGCCAGTGCCACGATCGCGACCTCGCGCAGCGGCGCATGCAGGAGCACGACCGCGGCCACGACGCCGAGCAGCCAGACGGCATTGAGCGTCCCCCGCACCCGCAGCGGCTCGATCTGCACGCGGTCCCGACGTAGCGCCTCGACGGACTCCCGGGCGTAGGCCATCGAATCCCAGAGGACGTAGACGACGAGGAGCGCCCCGACCATGAGCAGCCAGTGCGGCCAGAGGCGCAACGTCCACGTGAAGGGCACGCCGACGAGATAGCCGAGGAAGAGTGGGGGATCGCCCAGCGGCGTGAGCATGCCGCCCACGTTGGACACCAGAAAGATGAAGAAGACCACCGTGTGCACGGTGTGGCGGCGCTCCCGGTTTGTCTGGAGCAGTGGACGGATCAGCAGCATGGACGCGCCGGTGGTGC
This window of the Candidatus Methylomirabilota bacterium genome carries:
- a CDS encoding ATP-binding protein, producing the protein QLKAVSASFRMILREESVLEVFDPTLVVAVTLALFGILFGARNLDFTKRQTGLMTAVAVESVVKLVAFLVVGVYVTWGLFGGIGDLFGRAAAHPEWSRLLTLDGPGTASYSRWTAMLVISMVAVMLLPRQFHVLVVQNARERDVHTVSWSFPLYLMLINLFVLPIALAGLATFPEAGGTADSFILRLPLFFDSQLASVIVFLGGFSAATAMIVVDSLALSKMITNDVILPALLRRRSMEDLYWITLFYTRLAMLGVVALGLLWARMERGQLLLVEMGLLSFVAVSQCAPAILAGLYWKRANRQGAFAGISAGFVLWFYTLIIPALGKEGVLPPSFLADGPFGLGIFRPTAFLGLAGMDPLAHGVFWSLFLNAGLLVLVSLFTEQKADDRAQAAAFVGARGEDKAGTGAPALLSPTEIERLVHHFVGEEEARAIIRELFGGKASAELSVPELLELRIRFERLLAAPLGSAAARIIVEDRFTISKDEAEQLVASFHRMQESLKETEAEVRRGERLLASVVQSVDDCIFTADVNGRLVTMNPAGRRLLGYRERDFPGRTATDLLDADDRRRVGAALARAVEQGSGWSGQVTGWTRRGQAFPAHLAVRCIFDARGQLMGTVGVLRDLSEQVETQRRLIQREKLASLGEMAAGVAHEIRNPLGGIKMATNLLSSGDLDGRPLSQEMARAILAGIAEIEGIINSLLDYTRDTRLERAEYEVLRILDPVVETAAAAGRAKGVTVGYGHVERDAVALVDGQKLRQVFANVLQNALEAIGAGAAGGRVTVDLRADGGRVVVEVSDTGSGITPEDREKIFLPFFTTKPSGTGLGMSIVKKIVDLHGGDISVDSAPGRGTRVRVALPAAPAPQPVVTGGAA
- a CDS encoding sigma-54 dependent transcriptional regulator translates to MKRKILLVEDDDVFLRPLHRALELAGYEVLPVSSGEDALETLKAEDVDMVLTDRRLPGMDGVELVRRIHGEHTDLAVVVMTAYGTIESAVEAMRMGAEDYLVKPFEIAELLLVIRRALEFHELKSASRLTLRRNQERFTFKNIVARSPRMKEVFELVQPLVDLETTVLIHGETGVGKELLARSIHFSGARRDRPFVAVNCAAIPEELFESELFGARRGAFTGAHEHRRGHFQMAHGGTLLLDEIGEMPLHLQSKLLRAIEEKKVTSVGSDRPVEVDVRFIATTNKDLQAEAERGTFRRDLYYRLSVMPVLIPPLRERPEDVPVLVQQFLEAASRRSRKGVRGIAPESLQALMRYPWPGNVRELENVIERAVIVSKDEVLTGVERFLSPSGAHAPVDLSLPFRDAKARVVEEFERAYVAGLLDAHGGKLTAAAKHADMDPKNFSDKMARYGLRRVPPTEGGESSPRPA
- the acs gene encoding acetate--CoA ligase, whose amino-acid sequence is MASKSADTATPITALLRERRKFPPPKAFAKQANARSASVYAQAAKNPVRFWEGWAKRLDWFTPWKKTLEWKAPNAKWFIGGKLNVSYNCLDRHITTARRTKAALIWEGEPGDTRTLTYWDLYREVNRFAAALKQHGVKRGDRVTIYMPMVPEAAIAMLACTRIGAPHSVIFGGFAPDAVRDRIHDADSTIVITADGGYRRGSVVPLKQNVDTALKECPDVRTVVVLKRTGATINMETGRDIWWSDFVKDASAHCPPEKMDAEDMLYLLYTSGSTGKPKGIQHTTGGYLTGVLATTNWVFDLKDTDVYWCTADIGWVTGHSYVVYGPLANGATTVMYEGTPDFPDKDRFWRIIERHGITICYTAPTAIRTFMRWGEEYPNRCDLSSLRLLGSVGEPINPEAWVWYWKVIGGGRCPVVDTWWQTETGHILITPLPGLTTLKPGSATKPFPGIEAKVVNDKGEPAKAGYLVLTKPWPGMLRGIYRDPQRFVAQYWSRYPNIYFTGDGAKMDEDGFFWLLGRVDDVMNVSGHRVSTMEVESALVDHAKVAEAAVIGRPHEIKGQAIAAFVTIKDGTQGTKELMEEIKAHVVKKIGALARPDDLIFASDLPKTRSGKIMRRLLRDIAEGKALGDTTTLADPSVVARLKDQYGEEE
- a CDS encoding sodium:proton antiporter, with product MTDPAIGLPVYTVLPFVAMLLAIAVLPLWVPGWWEHNRNKLLLSAMLGLPVLALYLVRQPSALLHVAEDYVSFIVLLAGLYVISGGVLLRGDLVATPAVNATFLAGGALLASLVGTTGASMLLIRPLLQTNRERRHTVHTVVFFIFLVSNVGGMLTPLGDPPLFLGYLVGVPFTWTLRLWPHWLLMVGALLVVYVLWDSMAYARESVEALRRDRVQIEPLRVRGTLNAVWLLGVVAAVVLLHAPLREVAIVALAALSLWETPGAVRRANRFTIDPMVEVAVLFAGIFLTMLPAIELLRTRGGELGVREPWQFFWATGLLSSFLDNAPTYVTFLALAQGLGLAREVVGVPASLLAAISVGAVAMGANTYIGNAPNFMVKAIAEEAGVKMPSFLGYLLYSGAVLIPLFVLVTLVFF